The nucleotide window CCAGCCCCTCGTACATTTTAGACATCCAGAGCGGAATGCGCACGTTGGTCATGTCAGCAAATTTCTTCGCCTGCCTGAAGTTAGACACCGGCAGAATGCCCGGAATAATTTCGACGTCGATGCCCGCAGAGACGCAGCGGTCGCGAAAACGCAGATAGCTTTCCACATCAAAGAAAAATTGCGTGATGGCACGGTTGGCACCGGCATCCACTTTACGCTTCAGGTTGAGCAGATCCGCCTGAGCACTTTTCGCCTCCGGGTGAACTTCCGGGTAAGCGGCAACGGAGATATCGAAGTCCGCCACGTCTTTCAGCAGTGTCACCAGGTCAGCAGCATACATTTCCGGCTTACCGCTGCCCGGCGGCAGGTCACCGCGCAGGGCGACAATATGACGAATACCGTTGTTCCAGTAGTCCTGGGCAATGGCACGCAGTTCATCGCGGGTAGCGTCGATGCAGGTCAGGTGCGGAGCCGCTTCCAGACCGGTACGCTCTTTAATGCCTTTAATAATACTGTGCGTACGGTCGCGCTCACCGGAGTTGGCACCGTAGGTCACGGAGACAAACTTGGGTTTCAGGCTGCTCAGGCGATCGATAGAGCTCCACAGGGTTTGCTCCATTTCACTGGTGCGCGGCGGGAAAAATTCAAAAGAGACGTTAATCTGGCCGTTTACTTCGGCCAGGCTCTGATTCAGGGCTTCCCGCTGGTTGGCGTGAAAAAAGCTCA belongs to Enterobacter cloacae and includes:
- a CDS encoding methylenetetrahydrofolate reductase; translated protein: MSFFHANQREALNQSLAEVNGQINVSFEFFPPRTSEMEQTLWSSIDRLSSLKPKFVSVTYGANSGERDRTHSIIKGIKERTGLEAAPHLTCIDATRDELRAIAQDYWNNGIRHIVALRGDLPPGSGKPEMYAADLVTLLKDVADFDISVAAYPEVHPEAKSAQADLLNLKRKVDAGANRAITQFFFDVESYLRFRDRCVSAGIDVEIIPGILPVSNFRQAKKFADMTNVRIPLWMSKMYEGLDDDPETRKLVGANIAMDMVKILSREGVKDFHFYTLNRAEMSYAICHTLGVRPGV